A single genomic interval of Chloracidobacterium validum harbors:
- the serS gene encoding serine--tRNA ligase, with amino-acid sequence MLGLDVIRQNFELVCQSLVNRRADLTLDAFRELDVSRRRLIGEVEQHKATLNRISPQIGALLKAGQQTEAEAKRAEMRELKSSIEMLEAELESVEHRLQEIVRIIPNPPHASVPIGDESANQEISRWGEPRQFDFPPKDHVELGTALGILDLERAAKISGARFAVLKGVGARLERALISFMLDLHLDEHGYTEVLPPFLVNGDALFGTGQLPKFEADLFKLTDERGLYLIPTAEVPVTNLHRSEVLDSAQLPLRYVAYTPCFRSEAGSYGRDTRGLIRQHQFDKVELVAFVKPEESYAELERLTAHAEAVLQRLELPYRKVVLATGDLGFASAKTYDLEVWLPSQGMYREISSCSNFEAFQARRADIRFRRAAGAKPEFVHTLNGSGLAVGRTWLALLENHQQPDGSVTIPTALRPYLGGLAQIP; translated from the coding sequence ATGCTTGGACTTGATGTCATCCGCCAAAACTTTGAACTGGTCTGCCAGTCGCTCGTCAACCGTCGGGCCGATCTCACGCTTGATGCCTTCCGCGAACTCGACGTATCCCGCCGCCGCCTCATCGGCGAAGTCGAACAACACAAAGCGACATTGAATCGCATCAGTCCCCAGATTGGCGCGTTGCTCAAAGCTGGACAGCAAACCGAAGCCGAAGCCAAACGCGCCGAGATGCGCGAGCTGAAGTCCAGTATCGAAATGCTCGAAGCCGAGCTTGAAAGCGTCGAGCACCGCTTGCAGGAGATTGTCCGCATCATCCCCAATCCGCCCCATGCCTCCGTTCCGATTGGCGACGAATCGGCCAACCAAGAAATCAGTCGGTGGGGTGAACCGCGTCAGTTTGATTTTCCTCCAAAGGATCACGTCGAGCTTGGCACGGCGCTGGGCATCCTGGACCTTGAACGTGCAGCCAAAATCTCCGGCGCGCGCTTCGCCGTGCTCAAAGGTGTTGGGGCCCGGCTCGAACGGGCGCTGATCAGCTTTATGCTCGACCTTCACCTCGATGAGCATGGCTACACCGAAGTGCTTCCGCCCTTTCTCGTCAATGGGGATGCGTTATTTGGCACCGGGCAGCTTCCCAAGTTTGAAGCAGACCTCTTCAAGCTGACCGATGAACGGGGGCTTTATCTCATTCCGACAGCAGAAGTCCCGGTCACGAATTTACACCGCAGCGAAGTACTCGACAGCGCACAGTTACCGCTGCGGTATGTTGCCTATACGCCCTGTTTTCGGAGCGAAGCCGGCAGCTACGGACGCGATACGCGCGGACTCATTCGCCAACACCAATTTGACAAGGTCGAACTGGTCGCCTTTGTCAAACCCGAAGAAAGTTACGCCGAACTCGAACGCCTGACGGCGCATGCCGAAGCCGTTTTGCAGCGCCTCGAGCTTCCCTACCGCAAGGTTGTCCTGGCGACCGGCGACCTGGGCTTTGCCTCAGCCAAGACCTACGATCTGGAAGTCTGGCTTCCCAGCCAGGGGATGTATCGGGAAATTTCTTCCTGTAGCAACTTTGAAGCCTTCCAGGCGCGGCGGGCCGACATTCGGTTTCGACGGGCGGCAGGCGCAAAGCCGGAATTCGTTCACACGCTCAACGGCTCGGGCCTGGCCGTTGGACGAACCTGGTTGGCGTTGCTCGAAAATCACCAGCAGCCGGATGGATCGGTGACGATTCCAACGGCGCTCCGCCCCTACTTGGGTGGGCTGGCGCAGATACCTTGA
- a CDS encoding ATP-binding response regulator, with product MGEASPMLPATDEPMFHGRLHYKILLTTLLCAAPLIFGVDYLFYRNLQRDKIAEQSRQLRHIAATTATLLDITGLPIEPPGETPSGAMPALATLTAQLYAVQRVNELDQPIELFYWREGHFTPLETTVERRPPRQLRPEAHQAVQRREALATDVYTDLQGTWISAYAPFRGTSDASVIGVVAIHARADRMNLLIVDHFKMLFLEVTLTGLFIVVFFSLILRYFVTQPLGRLLAGVRAMARREYAYPISTAANDELGALARAFVRMRETLQHHVAELESFAQTLEEKVEERSIDLMSANQELLLANSELYENQRQLRKINEDLRRANLAVMETNRLKSEFVANMSHELRTPLNAIIGYTSLLQRGRYGTLTDAQTRALTRISENSANLLELINTFLDFSKIAAGKMEVNVSEVDLVQFLSETIAPLDALARAKGLTLNIEVPPQMPSVSTDPVRLRQAVTNLVSNALKFTERGSVTIALQIEPGAETFTIEVRDTGIGIAEKDLPHIFEEFRQVDGSSTRKYGGTGLGLSIAKKNVMLLDGVIEVESEEGRGSTFRVRLPLRLREHEMMEASEKPAIPLRPSPDNRIILCIDDEPDLTQQLKNLLDLTNYTVIGARNVTEGLELTAVLRPRVVVLDLILPGASGLAYLERLAEDPNLQGIPVIVVSQADRRMAQAAFEFPMVIGYHPKPLDRTWLLNNLRKIEQETLHRSPMSLATG from the coding sequence ATGGGCGAAGCTTCACCAATGCTGCCGGCGACCGATGAGCCGATGTTTCATGGCCGCCTGCATTACAAAATTCTCCTGACCACGCTGCTGTGCGCGGCGCCGCTCATTTTTGGCGTTGACTATCTGTTTTACCGCAATCTGCAACGTGACAAGATTGCCGAACAAAGTCGGCAGTTGCGACATATTGCGGCAACGACGGCAACACTGCTTGACATCACCGGACTCCCGATAGAACCACCAGGCGAAACACCATCAGGGGCAATGCCCGCGCTTGCCACCTTGACCGCACAGCTCTACGCCGTGCAGCGTGTCAACGAACTCGACCAGCCAATCGAGTTGTTTTACTGGCGGGAAGGTCATTTCACTCCGCTCGAAACAACGGTCGAGCGCCGACCACCGCGCCAACTCCGCCCAGAAGCTCACCAGGCCGTCCAGCGACGGGAGGCGCTGGCAACCGATGTGTACACCGACCTTCAGGGCACCTGGATTTCGGCCTATGCGCCGTTTCGTGGCACGTCCGATGCGTCAGTGATCGGCGTCGTCGCCATTCATGCCCGCGCCGACCGCATGAACCTGCTCATCGTTGATCACTTCAAAATGTTGTTTCTGGAAGTGACCCTGACGGGTTTGTTCATTGTTGTGTTCTTCTCGCTCATTCTACGCTACTTCGTCACCCAACCCCTGGGACGACTGCTGGCTGGCGTCCGTGCCATGGCGCGCCGCGAGTATGCTTACCCGATCTCAACCGCGGCCAACGATGAACTCGGCGCGCTGGCCCGGGCCTTTGTGCGTATGCGTGAAACGCTTCAGCACCATGTAGCGGAGCTGGAGTCGTTTGCCCAAACCCTTGAAGAAAAGGTCGAAGAGCGCTCGATTGACCTCATGAGCGCCAACCAGGAGCTTTTGCTGGCCAACTCTGAGCTGTATGAAAATCAGCGCCAGCTTCGCAAAATCAACGAGGACTTACGCCGTGCCAACCTCGCCGTGATGGAAACCAACCGGCTCAAATCCGAGTTTGTGGCGAATATGTCGCACGAACTTCGGACACCGCTCAACGCCATCATCGGCTACACATCCCTGTTGCAACGCGGACGTTACGGGACGCTCACCGACGCGCAAACCCGCGCACTGACGCGCATTTCCGAAAACTCAGCGAACCTCCTGGAGCTTATCAACACCTTCCTCGACTTCTCGAAGATCGCTGCTGGCAAGATGGAAGTCAACGTCAGTGAAGTTGACTTGGTGCAGTTCTTGTCCGAGACGATTGCGCCACTCGATGCGCTCGCGCGGGCCAAAGGTCTGACGCTCAACATCGAAGTGCCGCCCCAGATGCCGTCGGTGTCAACCGATCCGGTCCGTTTGCGGCAGGCGGTTACCAATCTCGTCTCCAATGCGCTCAAGTTTACGGAGCGTGGGAGCGTGACCATTGCCCTACAGATAGAGCCTGGTGCGGAGACGTTCACCATCGAGGTTCGGGATACCGGTATCGGCATCGCCGAGAAAGACCTTCCCCACATCTTCGAGGAGTTTCGGCAGGTGGATGGCTCGTCCACACGCAAATACGGGGGCACTGGACTAGGGCTGTCCATTGCCAAGAAAAACGTCATGCTGCTCGATGGCGTCATCGAAGTCGAAAGCGAGGAGGGCCGCGGTTCCACCTTTCGAGTGCGGCTGCCACTGCGCCTGCGCGAGCACGAGATGATGGAAGCCAGCGAAAAACCCGCGATTCCCCTGCGGCCCTCCCCAGATAACCGCATCATCCTGTGCATTGATGATGAGCCGGACCTGACGCAGCAGTTGAAAAACTTGCTCGACCTGACCAACTACACCGTCATCGGCGCGCGCAATGTCACCGAGGGGCTAGAACTCACCGCCGTGCTCCGGCCGCGGGTCGTGGTGCTCGATCTCATCCTGCCGGGCGCAAGCGGACTCGCATACCTTGAACGACTGGCCGAAGACCCAAACCTTCAGGGCATCCCAGTGATTGTCGTCAGTCAGGCGGACCGCCGAATGGCTCAGGCAGCATTCGAGTTTCCAATGGTGATTGGCTACCATCCCAAGCCATTGGATCGGACGTGGCTGCTCAACAACCTCCGTAAGATTGAGCAAGAAACCTTGCACCGCTCACCAATGAGCCTTGCGACCGGGTAG
- a CDS encoding response regulator yields MTRILVVEDNMDSRDILTFELEAEGYAVQAVSDGLSAVEAVASFQPDLIIMDISLPTIDGLEATRRIKTQPDFADIPVLALTAHAMTEDEARFRAAGCDHYLAKPTSPEAVLRTVRQLLAQPRPGSASVC; encoded by the coding sequence ATGACGCGCATTCTGGTAGTTGAAGACAACATGGATAGCCGTGACATTCTCACCTTCGAACTCGAGGCTGAGGGCTACGCCGTACAAGCCGTGAGCGACGGACTTAGCGCAGTCGAAGCGGTTGCCAGTTTTCAGCCTGATCTGATCATCATGGATATTTCGCTGCCGACCATTGATGGGCTGGAGGCGACCAGGCGCATCAAGACGCAACCTGATTTCGCTGATATTCCGGTGTTGGCGCTTACCGCGCACGCGATGACCGAAGATGAAGCTCGTTTCCGGGCGGCGGGCTGCGACCACTATCTGGCCAAGCCGACCAGTCCCGAAGCGGTGCTCCGTACCGTCCGTCAGCTTTTGGCGCAACCGCGCCCTGGGTCAGCTTCCGTCTGTTAA
- a CDS encoding response regulator has protein sequence MGHSPSQKPRILVIDDNQDVLDLLHDELTAEGYAVETASDGLAGLRALKRSKPDLVIIDIMMPHVSGPAVMTLIGEKEHYRELRDVPMLIISAQSNIEYVREEGLPLTESDYLTKPIDFDRLHELIQRKLAQSISEDAPRPDTTHWVQA, from the coding sequence ATGGGACATTCTCCATCACAAAAGCCTCGCATTCTGGTCATAGATGACAACCAAGACGTACTCGACCTGCTCCACGACGAACTCACCGCTGAGGGGTACGCAGTCGAAACAGCTTCTGACGGACTCGCTGGGCTGCGCGCGCTCAAGCGCTCCAAACCAGACTTGGTCATCATTGACATCATGATGCCACACGTTAGCGGGCCGGCCGTTATGACGCTCATTGGTGAGAAAGAGCACTACCGGGAGCTTCGAGACGTGCCCATGCTGATTATTTCAGCCCAGTCCAACATCGAGTATGTTCGTGAGGAAGGGTTGCCATTGACCGAGTCAGACTACCTGACCAAGCCGATTGACTTTGACCGTCTGCACGAACTCATCCAGCGCAAGTTGGCTCAGAGTATCTCGGAGGATGCGCCTCGGCCTGATACTACCCATTGGGTACAGGCTTGA
- a CDS encoding P-loop NTPase family protein encodes MRIILLGNAGAGKSTMARRLMQGLSVPHLSLDEIAWGQGAERKPFEESVQVLRKFLDDNEHWIIEGCYSDLVEVALPFCEELRFLNPGIEVCVDHCLKRPWEPEKFPTEKEQQEMLANLVAWVREYETRSDEYGLHRHRLLFEHFSGKKREYKRIDEYIEG; translated from the coding sequence ATGAGAATCATCCTTTTGGGTAATGCGGGAGCCGGAAAAAGTACGATGGCTCGTCGGTTGATGCAGGGTCTGTCGGTTCCACACCTTTCTCTTGACGAAATCGCTTGGGGACAAGGCGCTGAACGCAAGCCTTTTGAAGAAAGCGTACAAGTTCTCCGCAAGTTCCTAGACGACAACGAGCACTGGATTATTGAGGGTTGCTATAGCGACTTGGTTGAGGTGGCACTGCCTTTCTGCGAGGAATTACGGTTCTTGAACCCTGGCATTGAGGTATGTGTTGACCACTGCCTGAAGAGGCCGTGGGAGCCAGAAAAATTCCCGACTGAGAAGGAGCAGCAAGAGATGTTAGCCAATTTGGTTGCCTGGGTCCGCGAATACGAAACCCGATCCGACGAATACGGCTTACACCGCCACCGACTGCTTTTCGAACACTTCTCGGGCAAAAAACGAGAGTACAAGCGCATTGATGAATACATCGAAGGCTAA
- a CDS encoding succinate dehydrogenase cytochrome b558 subunit, which translates to MSIVLSNHFLARRLHSLSGVIPIGAFLLEHLYTNFHAVAGPAAFNEAVKGIQELLPGPMLPLAELFLIGLPIAFHAIYGIYIAYTSKNNVLSYSYARNWNYLLQRVTGVILLFFITAHVLTLRFGIGGLGLAVAHHPDQAFTIVQYWLAQPIFLAFYVLGIFSAAFHLANGLWTFAIVWGITVSTRSQQTFSYACAVFGVAVFAVGVRAAFAFVP; encoded by the coding sequence ATGAGCATCGTCCTGAGTAACCACTTTCTTGCCCGTCGGCTGCATTCGCTCAGTGGCGTTATCCCGATTGGGGCGTTTTTACTGGAACATCTTTACACCAACTTCCACGCCGTAGCCGGACCGGCAGCGTTCAATGAAGCCGTCAAAGGCATTCAGGAATTGCTACCAGGTCCGATGCTGCCACTGGCCGAGCTGTTTCTCATTGGACTGCCGATTGCCTTCCACGCCATTTACGGCATTTACATTGCTTACACATCGAAAAACAATGTGTTGAGTTACAGCTATGCGCGTAACTGGAACTACTTGTTGCAGCGTGTAACAGGGGTCATCCTGTTGTTCTTCATCACCGCGCATGTGCTGACGCTGCGCTTTGGGATAGGCGGTTTGGGGCTGGCGGTCGCGCACCATCCCGACCAGGCCTTCACCATCGTGCAATACTGGCTGGCACAGCCGATCTTCCTTGCCTTCTATGTGTTAGGCATTTTCTCGGCGGCTTTTCACCTAGCTAACGGTTTGTGGACGTTTGCTATCGTGTGGGGAATTACCGTTAGCACGCGCTCCCAGCAGACGTTTTCCTATGCCTGTGCCGTTTTCGGGGTAGCGGTCTTTGCCGTTGGCGTCCGCGCCGCATTTGCCTTTGTTCCATAG
- the sdhA gene encoding succinate dehydrogenase flavoprotein subunit, translated as MSKKPNIIVVGGGLAGLMTTIKACELGYTVDLFSLVPVKRSHSVCAQGGINGAVNTKGEGDSTYEHFDDTVYGGDFLAEQPPVKAMCDMAPDIIYMFDRMGVPFSRTREGLIDFRRFGGTKHHRTAFAGATTGQQLLYALDEQVRRYEAEGKVYKYEGWEFLSGVIENGRCYGITAMNLQSLEVKAFAGAAVVMATGGIGAIFGKSTNSVICTGSAQGMLYRQGVKYANGEFIQVHPTAIPGEDKLRLMSESARGEGGRVWVPRTPKDQRAPKDIPTSERWYFLEEKYPEYGNLVPRDIATREIFQVCLDGYGVGGKFQVYLDLTHIPREQLDRKLGGILEIYEMFVGDDPRETPMRVFPGMHYTMGGLWVDYEQQTNIAGLYAVGECDYSIHGANRLGANSLLSCVYAGIVAGPAAVNFAKNNSTKDPLDPIFERERARQAALNEAIKTKRGTENPRVLHEELGRIMTENVTVIRYNDRLRQTDEKLQELLERYERINLNEQNYWATQAIPHARQLENMLHLARAITLGALNRDESRGAHYKPDFPERDDERFLKTTIATWTPEGPQLTYEDVNVSLIKPRKRDYSKKKAA; from the coding sequence ATGAGTAAAAAACCAAACATCATTGTCGTTGGGGGCGGGCTGGCCGGATTGATGACGACCATCAAAGCCTGCGAACTCGGTTACACCGTTGATCTGTTCTCACTCGTTCCCGTCAAGCGGTCCCATTCGGTCTGCGCCCAGGGTGGAATCAATGGGGCAGTCAACACCAAAGGCGAGGGCGATTCCACTTACGAGCACTTCGATGACACCGTTTACGGTGGTGACTTCCTCGCCGAGCAGCCACCGGTCAAAGCGATGTGCGATATGGCGCCAGACATCATTTACATGTTTGACCGCATGGGTGTGCCGTTCTCGCGTACCCGTGAAGGACTGATTGACTTTCGGCGGTTTGGCGGCACGAAGCACCATCGCACGGCGTTTGCTGGCGCAACCACCGGGCAGCAACTTCTCTACGCCCTTGACGAGCAGGTGCGCCGCTACGAAGCCGAAGGCAAGGTCTATAAGTACGAAGGGTGGGAGTTTTTGTCCGGCGTCATCGAAAATGGGCGCTGCTACGGCATTACGGCCATGAACCTCCAGTCGTTGGAAGTCAAGGCATTTGCCGGCGCCGCCGTCGTCATGGCGACCGGCGGGATTGGGGCGATTTTTGGTAAGTCCACGAACTCTGTCATCTGTACCGGGAGCGCCCAGGGCATGCTTTACCGGCAGGGCGTCAAGTACGCCAATGGGGAATTCATCCAGGTTCACCCAACGGCGATTCCCGGCGAAGACAAGCTCCGGTTGATGTCCGAAAGCGCCCGCGGTGAGGGCGGCCGCGTGTGGGTTCCGCGCACGCCGAAGGACCAGCGCGCGCCCAAGGACATTCCCACTTCTGAGCGGTGGTACTTCCTCGAAGAAAAGTATCCTGAGTATGGCAACCTTGTTCCGCGCGACATTGCCACCCGCGAAATTTTCCAGGTCTGTCTCGATGGCTATGGCGTTGGCGGTAAGTTCCAGGTTTACCTTGACCTCACCCACATCCCCCGCGAACAGCTCGACCGCAAACTGGGCGGCATTCTCGAAATTTATGAAATGTTTGTCGGCGACGACCCACGCGAGACGCCTATGCGGGTGTTCCCCGGCATGCACTACACGATGGGTGGGCTGTGGGTGGACTACGAGCAACAAACCAACATTGCCGGACTCTACGCCGTTGGCGAGTGCGATTACTCCATTCACGGCGCAAATCGGTTGGGGGCAAACAGTCTGCTTTCCTGTGTGTACGCTGGCATCGTCGCTGGGCCAGCAGCGGTGAACTTCGCCAAAAATAACTCGACCAAAGACCCGCTTGATCCGATTTTTGAGCGCGAACGCGCGCGCCAGGCGGCGCTCAACGAAGCCATCAAAACCAAACGCGGCACGGAAAACCCGCGAGTCCTGCACGAAGAACTCGGTCGGATCATGACCGAAAACGTCACTGTGATTCGGTACAATGACCGCCTGCGCCAGACGGATGAAAAGCTTCAGGAGCTGCTCGAACGTTATGAGCGGATCAACCTCAACGAGCAAAACTACTGGGCAACCCAAGCAATTCCGCATGCCCGGCAGCTAGAAAATATGCTGCACCTGGCGCGGGCCATTACGCTGGGCGCACTCAACCGGGACGAGTCGCGTGGCGCGCACTACAAACCAGACTTCCCGGAGCGGGATGATGAGCGCTTCCTGAAAACGACCATTGCAACCTGGACACCAGAGGGGCCGCAGTTGACCTATGAGGATGTCAACGTAAGCCTTATCAAGCCGCGCAAGCGTGACTACTCGAAGAAAAAGGCGGCTTGA
- a CDS encoding M949_RS01915 family surface polysaccharide biosynthesis protein codes for MNPPLNYISLMAGLWFSWLLSPAWLVTAQASPAPRGQKMSVTPVTSVPTGMRGLFKGNFRYGLRWTDLSGDNWLILTQTGDFTPPGRRPSPDEPDESRHSELYAYRFVNAAGVFSPAWQITDFVRDCPLDITAEFIVPATEVTDLNGNGVAEVWVMYKTACRGDVSPATLKIIMYESNKKYAMRGNARIQLPDFSEGGDKNPDAALRANRTFLQHAERKWQKFCRETFE; via the coding sequence GTGAACCCCCCTCTAAACTACATATCCCTGATGGCAGGTCTCTGGTTTAGCTGGCTGTTGTCCCCGGCCTGGCTGGTCACGGCCCAGGCCAGTCCTGCGCCGCGTGGGCAGAAGATGTCCGTGACACCGGTTACGAGTGTCCCAACCGGGATGCGCGGCTTGTTCAAAGGCAACTTCAGGTACGGTTTGCGCTGGACTGACCTCAGCGGTGATAACTGGCTTATCCTTACCCAAACCGGTGACTTTACACCGCCTGGACGGCGCCCCAGTCCAGATGAGCCGGACGAGTCACGCCATTCGGAGTTGTATGCTTACCGCTTTGTCAATGCGGCTGGTGTTTTTTCACCGGCCTGGCAAATCACAGACTTCGTACGCGACTGCCCGCTCGACATTACGGCTGAGTTCATTGTTCCGGCAACCGAGGTGACTGACCTCAACGGCAATGGCGTCGCCGAAGTGTGGGTTATGTATAAAACAGCTTGCCGGGGCGATGTCAGCCCGGCCACGCTCAAAATCATCATGTACGAAAGCAACAAAAAGTATGCCATGCGAGGGAATGCCCGCATCCAACTGCCGGATTTCTCGGAGGGTGGTGACAAGAACCCGGACGCCGCACTCCGGGCCAACCGGACGTTTCTTCAGCACGCTGAGCGGAAGTGGCAGAAGTTCTGCAGGGAAACCTTTGAGTAA
- the sdhB gene encoding succinate dehydrogenase iron-sulfur subunit: MTRENIVLRIKRQDAPDKPARWEEFSLPYRPNMNIISCLMEVQKQPVTASGEATTPVVWECCCLEHVCGSCSMVINGKARQSCSTLVDKLEEGPITLEPMTKFPVIRDLQVDRSRLFNDLKKVKAWIPLDGTYAMGPGPRLDQKTTEIRYKLSTCMSCAVCMEVCPQYNERSAFVGPSVLNQVRLMNLHPTGKLNQDERLETIMGDGGITDCGNAQNCVKACPKNIPLTESIADLGRQTTIRGLFGWLMP; this comes from the coding sequence ATGACCCGTGAAAACATTGTCCTCAGAATCAAGCGTCAGGATGCCCCTGACAAACCGGCGCGGTGGGAAGAGTTCTCGCTTCCCTACCGCCCGAACATGAACATCATTAGTTGTTTGATGGAAGTGCAAAAACAACCTGTCACGGCGTCGGGGGAAGCCACGACACCTGTGGTCTGGGAATGCTGCTGTTTGGAGCACGTTTGTGGTTCCTGCTCGATGGTGATCAACGGCAAAGCCCGTCAATCGTGTAGCACGCTCGTGGACAAACTCGAAGAGGGGCCGATTACCCTTGAGCCGATGACCAAGTTTCCGGTCATCCGTGATTTGCAGGTTGACCGTTCGCGGCTCTTCAACGATCTCAAAAAGGTCAAAGCCTGGATTCCGCTCGATGGCACGTACGCCATGGGGCCTGGGCCGCGGCTCGACCAGAAAACCACTGAGATTCGCTACAAGCTTTCCACGTGCATGTCCTGCGCAGTGTGTATGGAAGTGTGCCCGCAATACAACGAGCGTTCGGCTTTTGTTGGTCCGTCAGTGCTCAATCAGGTGCGCTTGATGAACCTGCACCCAACTGGCAAGCTCAATCAAGACGAGCGGTTAGAAACCATCATGGGGGATGGGGGCATTACCGATTGTGGCAATGCCCAGAACTGCGTCAAAGCTTGTCCGAAGAACATCCCACTGACTGAATCCATTGCCGATCTTGGACGACAAACGACCATTCGTGGCTTGTTTGGTTGGCTCATGCCCTGA
- a CDS encoding rhodanese-like domain-containing protein, with amino-acid sequence MTDIQHITATELAQRLADGQPVNLLDVREAWEYDFNRIPGGTLHPMSDMADWATKLDPAQAYVIYCHHGIRSMHACAYLRRRGFTQLFNLVGGIDAWSREVDPTVPLY; translated from the coding sequence ATGACCGACATCCAGCACATCACGGCCACCGAACTCGCCCAACGTCTGGCAGATGGGCAGCCGGTCAACCTTCTGGATGTGCGCGAAGCCTGGGAGTACGACTTCAATCGCATTCCCGGCGGAACGTTACATCCGATGAGTGACATGGCAGATTGGGCCACAAAACTTGATCCGGCGCAGGCATACGTCATTTATTGCCACCATGGCATTCGGAGCATGCACGCCTGCGCCTATCTGCGCAGGCGGGGCTTTACCCAACTTTTCAACTTGGTGGGCGGAATTGATGCTTGGTCGCGCGAGGTTGATCCAACCGTTCCACTTTACTAG
- a CDS encoding Uma2 family endonuclease, which yields MSAPVVTAPPRRLTVEEFLTYGQDDDRRYELVRGIPVEMPPPSERHQLIITALLHLFNRAIAERGLLYEAVQLGLQTEVDTIRIPDVLVYQKLADASAGLDARSGIVWLAQDTAVVAVEVVSTNRRDDYVVKLEEYARRGLGEYVIVDVGKEQVVVHRRPVVEDGKYGEVRVYRRGEAFGLEGLGGATFEVEPLLGGGTASKLVRAEVERLWAEEAARLEAESRAEAERRAKLEAEARAEAERQAKLEAEARAEAERQAKLEAEARAEAERQAKLEAEARAEAERQAKEAEQQARLEAEARAEAERQARTQLEAELARLRAQ from the coding sequence GTGTCTGCACCTGTCGTAACTGCGCCACCCCGCCGCTTGACGGTTGAAGAGTTTCTCACCTACGGTCAGGACGACGACCGCCGTTATGAACTCGTCCGCGGCATCCCCGTTGAAATGCCTCCACCGAGCGAACGACATCAACTCATCATCACGGCCCTGCTTCATCTCTTCAACCGCGCGATTGCCGAGCGGGGACTACTGTACGAAGCCGTACAACTCGGGTTGCAGACGGAAGTGGATACCATACGAATACCTGACGTGCTGGTGTATCAGAAACTGGCAGATGCAAGTGCCGGGTTGGATGCTCGGAGTGGGATCGTGTGGCTGGCGCAGGATACGGCGGTGGTAGCGGTGGAAGTAGTGAGCACGAATCGGCGGGACGACTACGTGGTAAAGCTGGAGGAGTATGCGCGGCGTGGGCTTGGGGAGTACGTGATTGTGGACGTGGGGAAAGAGCAGGTGGTCGTGCATCGGCGTCCGGTGGTAGAGGATGGGAAGTACGGGGAGGTGAGGGTTTATCGGCGGGGCGAGGCATTTGGGTTAGAGGGGTTGGGGGGCGCGACGTTTGAGGTTGAGCCGCTGTTGGGAGGGGGGACGGCGAGTAAGCTGGTCCGTGCGGAGGTGGAGCGGTTATGGGCAGAGGAGGCAGCGCGCTTGGAAGCGGAGTCTCGTGCCGAAGCCGAGCGCCGGGCAAAGCTTGAGGCTGAAGCCCGCGCTGAAGCCGAGCGCCAGGCAAAGCTTGAAGCTGAAGCCCGCGCTGAAGCCGAGCGCCAGGCAAAGCTTGAAGCTGAAGCGCGTGCCGAAGCCGAGCGCCAGGCAAAGCTTGAAGCTGAAGCGCGTGCCGAAGCTGAACGCCAAGCAAAAGAGGCGGAACAGCAAGCCCGTTTGGAAGCTGAAGCCCGCGCTGAAGCGGAACGCCAGGCTCGCACCCAACTTGAGGCTGAACTCGCTCGCCTGCGCGCTCAGTAG